Proteins from one Antennarius striatus isolate MH-2024 chromosome 12, ASM4005453v1, whole genome shotgun sequence genomic window:
- the LOC137604853 gene encoding sorting nexin-4-like produces the protein MADSGSSEEVAVIGNTDITSAESENNSINTMMERGMGLLRKMDISLAEAEKRTGRNSVNMQETYTAYLIETRPADTVPEGAMSVVPDSLGRRYSEFELLRTYLLVTYPYIIIPPLPEKRAEFVWHKLSADNLDPDFVERRRVGLENFVLRIASHPVLSNDKIVFLFLTEERGWREAVLETGFQDKADSRLKSLSAMFRVKNPDRRFTTLKQYTDELNTFISHLLRVRAKAADRLYGVYKVHGNYGRVFSEWSAIEKEMGDGLQSAGHHMDTYAASIDDILEEEEHYSDRLKDYLFYTDAVRSVIRKHELLQYELELAIQDVAQKKHQRQELASGTVRIFSLKGMTSKIFGQETEEQRESRLAALEQSIQDGEELVKDKTAECKEFLRAAWEDVGRFKEQKDRDLKEALISYAIMQISMCKKGIQVWSNAKECFNKM, from the exons ATGGCAGATTCTGGAAGTAGCGAAGAAGTAGCTGTGATTGGTAACACCGACATCACTTCAGCGGAATCCGAAAACAACTCTATAAACAcg ATGATGGAGAGGGGAATGGGTCTGTTGAGAAAGATGGATATAAGCTTGGCGGAAGCCGAGAAGAGAACCGGCAGGAACTCGGTTAACATGCAGGAAACCTACACAGCCTACCTAATAGAAACACG GCCAGCTGATACTGTCCCAGAGGGGGCTATGTCTGTAGTACCCGATAGTTTGGGGAGGCGCTACAGTGAGTTTGAGCTGCTTAGAACATACCTCCTGGTCACCTACCCATACATCATCATTCCTCCACTACCAGAAAAAAGG gcagAGTTTGTGTGGCACAAGCTGTCAGCAGACAACCTTGACCCAGATTTTGTTGAGCGACGTCGAGTTGGCCTGGAAAACTTCGTGCTCCGTATTGCATCACATCCTGTACTTTCTAATGATAAAATCGTCTTTCTCTTTTTGACAGAG GAGAGAGGCTGGAGGGAGGCGGTTTTAGAAACAGGTTTCCAAGACAAG GCCGACTCCAGACTGAAGTCTTTGAGTGCCATGTTCAGAGTCAAGAATCCTGACAG gCGATTCACAACACTGAAACAATACACTGACGAACTCAACACTTTCATCTCTCACCTGCTCAGGGTGCGCGCG AAAGCAGCTGACAGACTGTACGGCGTTTACAAGGTCCATGGTAACTATGGCAGAGTCTTCAG TGAGTGGAGTGCCATAGAAAAGGAGATGGGAGATGGACTACAGAGTGCAGGACACCACATGGATAC GTATGCTGCATCAATAGATGACATtctagaggaagaggagcattACTCAGACCGGCTGAAAGACTACCTTTTCTACACTGATGCAGTCAG GTCGGTAATTAGGAAACATGAGCTGTTGCAGTATGAGTTGGAGCTTGCAATACAGGATGTTGCCCAGAAGAAACACCAAAGACAAGAGCTGGCTTCTGGG ACAGTGCGCATCTTTTCTCTGAAGGGGATGACCAGTAAAATATTTGGCCAAGAGACTGAGGAACAGAGGGAGAGCCGGTTGGCAGCCTTGGAGCAGAGCATCCAGGACGGGGAGGAACTAGTCAAAGACAAAACTGCAGAGTGCAA AGAGTTTCTACGAGCAGCCTGGGAAGACGTTGGACGTTTTAAGGAACAAAAGGATAGAGACTTAAAGGAAGCGCTAATTAGCTATGCCATTATGCAGATCAGCATGTGTAAGAAG GGAATCCAGGTATGGTCCAATGCTAAGGAGTGTTTCAACAAAATGTGA
- the LOC137605101 gene encoding skin secretory protein xP2-like has product MMSYLWILLLGSLLATSAKAQDAQPNPNGEPGADEDTTEHSAEVIPPVVNDPEPKGDQEADAGKPADSVNVEETSDTKSEAAADGDEGTPDKAQDAPLSPEADAVPEDEQDTTNHTSEVMPPVVIAPEPKDPANGDTLDSETKSEGAPGATDPVAPAPGEADPVAPAPGATDPVAPAPGEADPVAPAPGATDPVAPAPGEADPVDPAPGEADPVDPAPGATDPVVPAPGETDSVDPAPGETDPAAPASGDTEAKDTKASGDAKPAATAEGDEDPGTPDKEPAAVPGVKEDATEPDAKKADEEVTDTKEGPAQVETQNSPGNEEKQPKADADPADVVIVPDVIQPEVRADVNAEIPPVVERPIHPQQDNTLEIEPQVAGATGEVDNTEAKESSSSTLAGILSAIIVAAVAAVVGYFMYQQKKLCFKNRQDADPEAARKADAAEAQSDPQVLSNLLNSSETNKDHTAA; this is encoded by the exons ATGATGTCATACCTGTGGATTCTGCTATTAGGAAGCCTGCTGGCCACATCCGCCAAGGCACAAG ATGCACAACCAAATCCAAATGGTGAACCTGGTGCTGACGAGGACACAACTGAACACTCGGCTGAG GTAATACCACCAGTGGTTAATGACCCTGAGCCCAAAGGTGACCAGGAAGCAGATGCAGGCAAACCAGCGGATTCTGTCAATGTGGAAGAAACCTCAGACACAAAATCAGAGGCTGCCGCTGACGGAGATGAAGGGACTCCTGACAAAGCACAAG ATGCACCTCTTTCTCCTGAGGCAGATGCAGTGCCAGAGGATGAACAGGACACGACCAACCACACATCTGAG GTAATGCCACCAGTGGTGATTGCTCCTGAGCCCAAAGATCCTGCCAATGGAGATACTTTAGATTCTGAAACTAAGAGTGAAGGAGCACCTGGTGCAACAGACCCAGTGGCCCCCGCACCTGGTGAAGCAGACCCAGTAGCCCCCGCACCTGGTGCAACAGACCCAGTGGCTCCCGCACCTGGTGAAGCAGACCCAGTGGCCCCCGCACCTGGTGCAACAGACCCAGTGGCTCCCGCACCTGGTGAAGCAGACCCAGTGGACCCCGCACCTGGTGAAGCAGACCCAGTGGACCCCGCACCTGGTGCAACAGACCCAGTGGTCCCTGCTCCTGGCGAAACAGACTCAGTGGACCCCGCACCTGGTGAAACGGACCCAGCGGCCCCCGCATCTGGGGATACAGAAGCTAAGGATACCAAAGCAAGCGGGGATGCAAAACCTGCAGCTACTGCTGAAGGAGATGAAGACCCCGGGACTCCTGATAAAG AGCCTGCAGCTGTTCCAGGGGTCAAGGAGGACGCGACTGAGCCAGACGCTAAGAAGGCAGACGAGGAAGTCACCGACACAAAGGAGGGGCCTGCTCAGGTGGAG aCCCAAAACTCACCAGGCAATGAGGAAAAACAACCTAAAGCGGATGCTGACCCAGCAGATGTAGTGATTGTTCCAGATGTGATCCAACCAGAGGTCAGAGCAGATGTCAATGCCGAAATCCCTCCGG TGGTGGAAAGACCAATACATCCACAACAGGACAACACTTTGGAAATTGAAC CACAGGTTGCTGGTGCCACAGGAGAAG TGGACAACACTGAAGCCAAAG AGTCCAGCTCCAGCACTTTAGCTGGAATCCTCAGTGCTATCATCGTGGCTGCAGTGGCAGCAGTTGTGGGATACTTCATGTATCAGCAGAAGAAACTGTGTTTCAAAAACAGACAGG ATGCTGATCCAGAAGCTGCACGCAAAGCTGATGCAGCAGAGGCTCAATCAGATCCCCAGG TCCTTAGCAACCTGTTGAATTCATCTGAGACCAACAAAGACCACACGGCTGCCTGA
- the arsh gene encoding arylsulfatase D — MLILFFSHKDSVRRFTMRSLPLAHFRFSVLMLALSAISGEQTDRKPNFVLMMVDDMGIGDVGCYGNNTIRTPNIDRLASEGIKLTQHIAAAPLCTPSRAAFLTGRHALRSGMDSVGGAPVLLFLAGSGGLPPNETTFPKRLQQQGYTTGLVGKWHLGVSCERRGDHCHHPNQHGFSYFYGMPFTLFDDCQPGRDTVIMEEVQVSLQILTTLLGIGLITLVCFRILGLLSVSLLLLTALFVVTVLVTAVWIIPFKLLPIWNCIIMRNQEVIEQPLTLETLPQRLLDEALDFMKRNADRPFLLFFSFVHVHVPLFINPAFAGKSRHGYYGDNLEEMDWMIGKVTDMVDSLGLTNNTLMYFTSDHGGHLELVDAEMGQTGGWNGIFKGGKAMGGWEGGIRVPGIFRWPGRLAAGEVVDEPTSLMDIYPTLKYLAKDTQPDRNLDGHNLMPLLEGQIERSEHEFMFHYCGVDISAVRWHPPGSDSVYKVHYLTPKFSPPGAIGCYDTGLCFCDREQTRHNPPMLYDIFHDPSESRPLMPDTEPRYAEILQRTAQAVKNHQNTLANEQQWDDDGSQPVAGAGALTVESQMTMDKIVWRPWLQPCCGTFPFCGCKEEK, encoded by the exons ATGTTgatcctttttttctctcacaagGACTCGGTGCGTCGTTTCACTATGAG GTCTCTCCCATTGGCTCATTTTCGCTTTTCCGTGCTCATGTTAGCACTCAGCGCCATCAGTGGAGAGCAGACGGACAGAAAGCCCAACTTTGTCCTGATGATGGTAGACGACATGGGTATTGGTGATGTGGGTTGCTATGGTAACAACACCATCAG GACTCCTAACATTGACAGGCTTGCATCAGAAGGAATAAAGCTGACTCAGCACATTGCAGCCGCTCCTCTTTGCACTCCAAGCAGGGCAGCTTTTCTGACAGGGCGCCATGCCCTCCGCTCAG GGATGGACAGCGTGGGAGGTGCACCGGTCCTACTGTTCCTTGCAGGTTCAGGTGGACTTCCACCAAATGAAACTACGTTTCCCAagaggctgcagcagcagggatACACCACCGGCCTAGTGG GTAAGTGGCATTTAGGTGTCAGCTGTGAGCGCAGAGGAGACCACTGCCACCATCCTAACCAACATGGCTTCAGCTACTTCTACGGCATGCCTTTTACCTTGTTCGATGATTGTCAGCCTGGAAGAGATACTGTTATAATGGAAGAAGTCCAGGTCTCACTCCAAATTCTCACTACGTTGCTTGGAATTGGACTCATCACATTG GTCTGTTTCCGTATTCTTGGCCTTCTTTCAGTCAGCCTGTTGCTCCTGACGGCACTTTTCGTTGTCACTGTCCTTGTAACCGCTGTGTGGATTATACCATTTAAACTCCTGCCGATATGGAACTGCATCATCATGAGGAACCAAGAGGTGATCGAACAGCCACTTACGTTAGAGACACTTCCGCAGAGACTTCTGGATGAAGCACTGGATTTCATGAAGAG gAATGCCGATCGTCCattccttctcttcttttctttcgtcCATGTCCACGTGCCACTCTTTATAAACCCTGCATTTGCTGGTAAAAGTCGCCATGGTTACTATGGTGACAACCTCGAGGAAATGGACTGGATGATTG GTAAAGTAACAGACATGGTGGATTCCCTGGGCCTCACCAACAATACTCTAATGTACTTTACCTCAGACCACGGTGGACACCTAGAGTTGGTTGATGCAGAGATGGGtcagacaggaggttggaacgGCATCTTTAAAG GTGGCAAGGCTATGGGTGGTTGGGAGGGTGGGATCAGAGTGCCAGGTATCTTCCGCTGGCCAGGCAGACTGGCTGCAGGAGAAGTCGTGGACGAACCTACCAGTCTCATGGACATTTATCCAACACTGAAATATTTAGCTAAGGACACACAACCAGATAG AAATTTGGATGGTCATAACCTCATGCCACTGCTGGAGGGGCAGATAGAGCGGTCAGAGCATGAATTCATGTTCCACTATTGTGGAGTCGACATTAGTGCAGTACGCTGGCACCCACCTGGAA GTGACTCTGTCTACAAAGTGCACTATCTCACTCCCAAATTTTCCCCCCCTGGAGCCATTGGATGCTATGATACTGGACTATGTTTTTGCGATAGAGAACAAACACGCCACAATCCACCAATGCTGTATGACATTTTCCACGATCCCTCCGAGTCCCGCCCACTGATGCCAGATACTGAGCCACGATACGCTGAAATCCTTCAACGTACTGCGCAAGCTGTGAAGAACCATCAAAACACCCTCGCTAATGAGCAGCAATGGGATGATGATGGTTCACAGCCTGTCGCAGGTGCAGGTGCACTAACCGTTGAAAGCCAGATGACAATGGACAAGATTGTATGGAGACCCTGGCTCCAGCCCTGCTGTGGGACATTTCCATTTTGTGGCTGCAAAGAGGAAAAGTAG